A single window of Granulicella mallensis MP5ACTX8 DNA harbors:
- a CDS encoding cysteine hydrolase family protein → MPLTTLDPKAALIAIDLQKGIVGLQTIHPGGEIVARTAQLAHAFREKGLPVVLVNVTAPAPGRTDAGPRNFSFPDDWTDLVPELEQQPDDYVVSKQRPGAFIGTSLDEYLRQRGVTQVFLTGIATGSGVEATARSAFDYGYSVVVVVDAITDRDVDAHRHCVEKVFPRIGETDTTENVLKVLRG, encoded by the coding sequence ATGCCTCTGACTACACTCGATCCCAAAGCCGCCTTGATTGCAATTGATCTGCAAAAAGGCATCGTCGGTCTACAGACCATTCATCCTGGTGGCGAGATCGTCGCACGCACTGCCCAACTTGCGCACGCCTTCCGCGAGAAAGGTCTGCCGGTCGTTCTCGTCAACGTAACAGCCCCGGCTCCAGGCCGTACCGACGCCGGTCCACGCAACTTTTCGTTTCCAGATGATTGGACCGACCTTGTTCCCGAATTGGAGCAACAGCCGGACGATTATGTGGTCAGCAAGCAGCGGCCGGGTGCGTTCATCGGGACTTCGCTCGATGAGTACCTGCGCCAGCGCGGCGTAACCCAGGTCTTCCTGACCGGTATCGCGACAGGCTCGGGAGTAGAAGCGACTGCGCGCAGCGCCTTTGATTACGGCTACAGCGTCGTGGTTGTCGTGGATGCAATTACGGATCGGGATGTCGATGCACATCGCCATTGCGTCGAGAAGGTCTTTCCTCGGATTGGGGAGACCGATACCACGGAGAATGTGTTGAAGGTATTGCGCGGGTGA
- a CDS encoding YdeI/OmpD-associated family protein has translation MAAGKSKTFRAALEKGDRSLGWTIARVPFEPSEIWPKMVRLRVRGEINGFAFRTSLFPDPRGGFYLLVNRVMQRGASVSSGEMAEFSLQPDMEARAAELPDELAVLLDDEPGLREWYDELTEYMRREIGKWIAGVKSDEARMRRAEQAAERLLAAMEGERELPPVIEAAFRKRPKARVGWAKMTPVQRRGELMAVFHYQTPEARERRVGKLCDLAEKRVLL, from the coding sequence ATGGCGGCAGGTAAATCGAAGACGTTTCGCGCAGCCCTCGAAAAGGGCGACCGCTCGCTGGGCTGGACCATCGCACGCGTGCCCTTTGAGCCCTCCGAGATATGGCCGAAGATGGTTCGCCTGCGCGTGCGGGGCGAGATCAATGGCTTTGCGTTCCGTACCTCGCTCTTTCCCGATCCGCGTGGTGGATTCTACCTGCTGGTGAACAGGGTGATGCAGCGGGGGGCTTCGGTTTCCTCGGGAGAGATGGCGGAGTTTTCGTTGCAGCCGGATATGGAAGCGCGCGCGGCAGAGCTGCCGGATGAACTCGCCGTGCTTCTGGACGATGAGCCAGGGCTGCGCGAGTGGTACGACGAGTTGACCGAGTACATGCGGCGCGAGATCGGCAAGTGGATAGCGGGCGTCAAAAGTGATGAGGCCCGCATGCGCCGCGCCGAACAGGCAGCCGAACGCCTGCTTGCGGCGATGGAAGGCGAGCGCGAGTTGCCGCCGGTCATCGAGGCTGCGTTTCGCAAGAGGCCGAAGGCAAGGGTGGGCTGGGCAAAGATGACTCCTGTACAGAGGCGTGGGGAGTTGATGGCGGTCTTCCACTATCAGACGCCGGAGGCACGCGAGAGGCGAGTAGGGAAGTTGTGCGATCTGGCCGAAAAACGCGTTCTTTTGTAG
- a CDS encoding alpha/beta hydrolase, which produces MTRDALLGVTRRIPKHESREEFFFASGTRRLAGVLVAGDEGAPVILICHGIGETVGHWSGVQAWFRDHGVGTMVFNYSGYGASSGKIRSEHCDEDLVSAYAELRRRIGLSVPVFVLGFSLGSGIAASGVGRLEPPPAGLILCEAFTSFQDAVRSAGFPHWLARELPDVWNTVTVVASARLPVCVVHSDGDKLFPLKMPRRIAKACGERGELIVVEGLAHNEPYLKPMDAYWGSIVAWMARQECPGETDGGR; this is translated from the coding sequence ATGACTCGCGACGCTCTTCTTGGAGTGACGCGCCGCATTCCAAAGCATGAGTCGCGCGAAGAGTTCTTCTTTGCCAGTGGTACCCGGCGTCTAGCCGGAGTGTTGGTTGCGGGTGATGAGGGCGCGCCGGTCATCCTGATCTGCCATGGGATCGGCGAGACGGTAGGGCATTGGAGTGGCGTTCAGGCATGGTTTCGGGATCATGGCGTGGGCACGATGGTCTTCAACTACTCGGGCTACGGTGCCAGCTCGGGAAAGATCCGTTCAGAACACTGCGACGAGGACCTGGTATCCGCTTATGCGGAGCTGCGAAGACGGATCGGACTAAGTGTGCCGGTCTTCGTGCTGGGTTTTTCCTTGGGCAGCGGTATCGCAGCGAGCGGGGTCGGGCGGCTGGAGCCACCGCCTGCGGGGTTGATCCTGTGCGAGGCGTTTACCTCTTTCCAGGATGCTGTGCGCTCGGCGGGATTTCCGCACTGGTTGGCGCGTGAGCTGCCGGATGTCTGGAACACCGTTACGGTTGTGGCTTCGGCGCGGTTGCCGGTCTGCGTGGTTCATAGCGACGGCGACAAGCTGTTTCCCTTGAAGATGCCGCGGCGAATCGCCAAGGCCTGTGGCGAACGAGGAGAGTTGATCGTGGTCGAGGGGCTGGCGCACAATGAGCCGTATCTGAAGCCGATGGACGCCTACTGGGGGTCGATCGTTGCGTGGATGGCTCGGCAGGAATGCCCGGGAGAGACTGATGGCGGCAGGTAA
- a CDS encoding MFS transporter, translating into MSGPATSPDREEISSPGSSISHAWRALRHRNFKLFFFGQSISVIGNWMTRLATTWLVYHLTHSALLLGIVSFAGQIVSFALGPFAGVWVERLHRRNLLVSTQAAAAIQSLAMAALTLAHVITLWEIIALTALQGVINAFDMPARQSFLVQMVDDRNDLSNAIAINSSMANGARLIGPAIAGLVVAAFGEGGCFLIDGLSYFAVIASLLLMRIKPQDLRRSKANMFEQIREGWDYVSGFRPIRTILLLFSLISLMGYSWSVLLPIFAAQVLHGGVTTLGWLMGAAGIGALTSAISLAFRKSVVGLTRMLQVASGMLGVALILFGLSHTLWLSIVLMVFVGFGMLQAASASNTIIQSLVPEDKRARAMSYYTMAFFGSAPFGSLFAGALADRIGASHTVMVTGTFCIAGSLWFTLELPKVNAVIRPIYRKMGLLPARDIDAMPDVQEPAL; encoded by the coding sequence ATGAGTGGACCTGCAACCAGTCCGGATAGGGAGGAGATCTCTTCTCCTGGCAGTTCGATATCCCACGCATGGCGAGCGCTGCGGCACCGCAACTTCAAGCTCTTCTTCTTCGGCCAGAGCATCTCCGTAATTGGCAATTGGATGACGCGGCTGGCGACAACCTGGCTGGTCTATCACCTGACCCATTCGGCGCTGCTGCTTGGCATCGTAAGCTTCGCAGGGCAGATTGTTTCGTTTGCACTGGGGCCGTTTGCGGGCGTCTGGGTCGAGCGCCTCCACCGCCGTAATTTATTGGTGAGCACGCAAGCCGCGGCGGCTATTCAGTCGCTCGCTATGGCCGCTCTCACGTTGGCCCATGTCATCACTCTCTGGGAGATCATCGCGCTCACCGCCCTGCAGGGCGTGATCAATGCGTTCGACATGCCCGCGCGCCAATCCTTTCTTGTGCAGATGGTGGACGACCGGAACGATCTCAGCAACGCCATCGCTATCAACTCTTCGATGGCTAATGGAGCGCGGCTGATCGGTCCCGCCATCGCCGGTCTGGTGGTCGCGGCCTTCGGAGAAGGTGGTTGTTTTCTCATCGACGGCCTCAGCTACTTTGCCGTGATCGCCTCCTTGCTGCTGATGCGGATCAAGCCGCAGGATCTCCGGCGCAGCAAAGCCAACATGTTTGAGCAGATACGCGAGGGCTGGGATTATGTCAGCGGCTTTCGGCCTATCCGCACCATTCTTCTGCTCTTTTCGCTCATCAGCCTCATGGGGTATTCGTGGTCTGTGCTGCTGCCGATCTTTGCCGCCCAGGTCTTGCATGGCGGCGTGACGACTCTCGGCTGGCTCATGGGCGCGGCGGGAATCGGTGCCCTGACATCGGCGATCTCGCTTGCTTTTCGCAAGTCGGTTGTCGGGCTCACGAGGATGCTGCAGGTCGCTTCTGGGATGCTGGGAGTGGCGCTGATCCTCTTCGGCCTGTCGCATACATTGTGGCTGTCGATTGTCCTGATGGTCTTCGTGGGCTTCGGCATGTTGCAGGCTGCGTCCGCCAGCAACACGATCATTCAGTCGCTGGTGCCGGAGGATAAACGCGCCCGCGCAATGAGTTATTACACGATGGCCTTCTTTGGCTCCGCGCCCTTCGGCAGCTTGTTTGCCGGTGCGCTGGCTGACCGAATCGGTGCCTCTCACACGGTCATGGTCACGGGCACGTTCTGCATCGCCGGATCACTTTGGTTCACGTTGGAGCTGCCGAAGGTTAACGCAGTCATACGCCCGATCTACCGCAAGATGGGCCTGCTTCCTGCTCGCGACATCGATGCGATGCCGGACGTACAAGAGCCGGCGTTATGA
- a CDS encoding MarR family winged helix-turn-helix transcriptional regulator — protein sequence MSRKNFDLEITDFTHSIGLLVRRARVASSSQELSWTETSVLKRLAKEGPATTADLARMQGMRPQSMRTIIATLEKLGMIVRKPHATDGRQVNIALTAKGAALQKSAGDAKRTWLAKAFAQLDAQERETLFAAGRIIKRLVEGDTQ from the coding sequence ATGTCGCGAAAGAACTTCGACCTCGAAATCACCGACTTTACCCATTCCATTGGGCTCCTGGTGCGACGCGCGCGCGTTGCCTCTTCTTCGCAGGAACTCTCCTGGACGGAGACCAGCGTACTGAAGCGCCTTGCCAAGGAGGGACCTGCTACCACCGCCGATCTGGCGCGAATGCAGGGTATGCGGCCGCAGTCGATGCGAACCATCATTGCAACGCTGGAGAAACTGGGCATGATCGTGCGCAAGCCGCACGCGACCGACGGCCGCCAGGTGAACATCGCGCTGACCGCCAAGGGCGCGGCTCTGCAGAAGAGTGCTGGCGATGCCAAGCGGACGTGGCTGGCAAAGGCCTTCGCCCAGCTCGACGCACAGGAACGAGAGACGCTGTTCGCGGCCGGAAGGATCATCAAGCGCCTGGTGGAAGGCGATACTCAGTGA